From a region of the Penaeus vannamei isolate JL-2024 chromosome 32, ASM4276789v1, whole genome shotgun sequence genome:
- the Aprt gene encoding adenine phosphoribosyltransferase isoform X3, giving the protein MKLKENHECSAVRKGKITKTAVVNIRSSTTVPETTFKGKLKNKKKPSNMDDRVERIKNKITAYPDFPKPGILFRDIFSVLQTPPVFHDLMAVLEEKVKSVCPDVDIIMGLDSRGFLFGAPLALSLNKPFVPVRKRGKLPGELKQVSYTLEYGTDVFEAQASSIKQGQKVVIIDDLLATGGSMKAASELVKEMGGVVALCLVCIELADLKGRDKLKDPCESIVKY; this is encoded by the exons ATGAagct aaaggagAATCATGAATGCTCAGctgtaagaaaagggaaaataacaaaaacagctgtTGTCAACATCAGATCGTCAACCACCGTGCCTGAAACCACGTTTAAAGGTAAATTGAAGAATAAAAAA AAGCCCAGCAACATGGATGATCGTgtggagagaataaagaataagatcACTGCCTACCCAGATTTTCCGAAACCTGGCATTCTCTTCAG AGACATCTTTTCAGTCCTTCAGACTCCTCCTGTATTCCATGATTTGATGGCAGTTCTTGAAGAAAAGGTCAAGTCAGTCTGCCCTGACGTAGATATCATCATGGGCCTGGATTCAAGAGGGTTCTTGTTTGGTGCTCCACTAGCTCTTTCCCTGAACAAGCCATTTGTAccggtaaggaagagggggaaattgcCCGGAGAATTGAAGCAAGTATCTTACACCTTGGAGTATGGAACG GATGTCTTTGAGGCACAAGCATCTAGCATAAAGCAAGGTCAGAAAGTGGTGATTATTGATGACCTTCTTGCAACAGGAG GTTCAATGAAAGCTGCCTCTGAATTAGTGAAGGAAATGGGGGGCGTTGTTGCACTGTGCCTTGTATGCATTGAGCTTGCAGATTTGAAAGGTAGAGACAAACTGAAAGATCCATGTGAGTCTATTGTGAAGTACTAA
- the Aprt gene encoding adenine phosphoribosyltransferase isoform X2, producing the protein MKLYILKENHECSAVRKGKITKTAVVNIRSSTTVPETTFKGKLKNKKKPSNMDDRVERIKNKITAYPDFPKPGILFRDIFSVLQTPPVFHDLMAVLEEKVKSVCPDVDIIMGLDSRGFLFGAPLALSLNKPFVPVRKRGKLPGELKQVSYTLEYGTDVFEAQASSIKQGQKVVIIDDLLATGGSMKAASELVKEMGGVVALCLVCIELADLKGRDKLKDPCESIVKY; encoded by the exons ATGAagctgtatatact aaaggagAATCATGAATGCTCAGctgtaagaaaagggaaaataacaaaaacagctgtTGTCAACATCAGATCGTCAACCACCGTGCCTGAAACCACGTTTAAAGGTAAATTGAAGAATAAAAAA AAGCCCAGCAACATGGATGATCGTgtggagagaataaagaataagatcACTGCCTACCCAGATTTTCCGAAACCTGGCATTCTCTTCAG AGACATCTTTTCAGTCCTTCAGACTCCTCCTGTATTCCATGATTTGATGGCAGTTCTTGAAGAAAAGGTCAAGTCAGTCTGCCCTGACGTAGATATCATCATGGGCCTGGATTCAAGAGGGTTCTTGTTTGGTGCTCCACTAGCTCTTTCCCTGAACAAGCCATTTGTAccggtaaggaagagggggaaattgcCCGGAGAATTGAAGCAAGTATCTTACACCTTGGAGTATGGAACG GATGTCTTTGAGGCACAAGCATCTAGCATAAAGCAAGGTCAGAAAGTGGTGATTATTGATGACCTTCTTGCAACAGGAG GTTCAATGAAAGCTGCCTCTGAATTAGTGAAGGAAATGGGGGGCGTTGTTGCACTGTGCCTTGTATGCATTGAGCTTGCAGATTTGAAAGGTAGAGACAAACTGAAAGATCCATGTGAGTCTATTGTGAAGTACTAA
- the Aprt gene encoding adenine phosphoribosyltransferase isoform X1, whose translation MLMSFRNRVHYGQLNITLVVNGSQNLRKENHECSAVRKGKITKTAVVNIRSSTTVPETTFKGKLKNKKKPSNMDDRVERIKNKITAYPDFPKPGILFRDIFSVLQTPPVFHDLMAVLEEKVKSVCPDVDIIMGLDSRGFLFGAPLALSLNKPFVPVRKRGKLPGELKQVSYTLEYGTDVFEAQASSIKQGQKVVIIDDLLATGGSMKAASELVKEMGGVVALCLVCIELADLKGRDKLKDPCESIVKY comes from the exons ATGCTGATGTCATTCAGGAATAGGGTACATTACGGACAAttaaatataa CGCTGGTAGTCAACGGTTCGCAAAATCTGAG aaaggagAATCATGAATGCTCAGctgtaagaaaagggaaaataacaaaaacagctgtTGTCAACATCAGATCGTCAACCACCGTGCCTGAAACCACGTTTAAAGGTAAATTGAAGAATAAAAAA AAGCCCAGCAACATGGATGATCGTgtggagagaataaagaataagatcACTGCCTACCCAGATTTTCCGAAACCTGGCATTCTCTTCAG AGACATCTTTTCAGTCCTTCAGACTCCTCCTGTATTCCATGATTTGATGGCAGTTCTTGAAGAAAAGGTCAAGTCAGTCTGCCCTGACGTAGATATCATCATGGGCCTGGATTCAAGAGGGTTCTTGTTTGGTGCTCCACTAGCTCTTTCCCTGAACAAGCCATTTGTAccggtaaggaagagggggaaattgcCCGGAGAATTGAAGCAAGTATCTTACACCTTGGAGTATGGAACG GATGTCTTTGAGGCACAAGCATCTAGCATAAAGCAAGGTCAGAAAGTGGTGATTATTGATGACCTTCTTGCAACAGGAG GTTCAATGAAAGCTGCCTCTGAATTAGTGAAGGAAATGGGGGGCGTTGTTGCACTGTGCCTTGTATGCATTGAGCTTGCAGATTTGAAAGGTAGAGACAAACTGAAAGATCCATGTGAGTCTATTGTGAAGTACTAA
- the Aprt gene encoding adenine phosphoribosyltransferase isoform X4, whose translation MDDRVERIKNKITAYPDFPKPGILFRDIFSVLQTPPVFHDLMAVLEEKVKSVCPDVDIIMGLDSRGFLFGAPLALSLNKPFVPVRKRGKLPGELKQVSYTLEYGTDVFEAQASSIKQGQKVVIIDDLLATGGSMKAASELVKEMGGVVALCLVCIELADLKGRDKLKDPCESIVKY comes from the exons ATGGATGATCGTgtggagagaataaagaataagatcACTGCCTACCCAGATTTTCCGAAACCTGGCATTCTCTTCAG AGACATCTTTTCAGTCCTTCAGACTCCTCCTGTATTCCATGATTTGATGGCAGTTCTTGAAGAAAAGGTCAAGTCAGTCTGCCCTGACGTAGATATCATCATGGGCCTGGATTCAAGAGGGTTCTTGTTTGGTGCTCCACTAGCTCTTTCCCTGAACAAGCCATTTGTAccggtaaggaagagggggaaattgcCCGGAGAATTGAAGCAAGTATCTTACACCTTGGAGTATGGAACG GATGTCTTTGAGGCACAAGCATCTAGCATAAAGCAAGGTCAGAAAGTGGTGATTATTGATGACCTTCTTGCAACAGGAG GTTCAATGAAAGCTGCCTCTGAATTAGTGAAGGAAATGGGGGGCGTTGTTGCACTGTGCCTTGTATGCATTGAGCTTGCAGATTTGAAAGGTAGAGACAAACTGAAAGATCCATGTGAGTCTATTGTGAAGTACTAA